The DNA sequence TCCACGCCGGGTTCTTCCTGGCGCTGGCCGTTGCGGTGGTGGTGTGGTGGCTTCTGTGGCGGACACCGCTTGGCTTCGAGATGCGAAGCGTCGGAGCCAACCCGCAGGCAGCCCGAACCGCCGGGATGTCGGTGCGGAAGGTTTACGTCGTGGCCATGGGCATGAGCGGCGCCCTGGCCGGGCTTGCCGGAGCCAACCAGGTGTTGGGCGTCGATCGCTGGGTGGGCCAGGGCTTCTCCCCGGGCTACGGCTTTGACAGCATCGCGCTGGCTTTGCTCGGAGGCAGCCACCCCGCCGGGGTGGTGCTGGCGTCGCTCCTCTTCGGCACGCTGCGGAGCGGGGCCACCCGCATGCAGTCGGCCGCGGGAATCCCGATCGATATCATCACCATTCTTCAGGCGCTGATTCTGGCATTTGTGGCAGCGCCGGCGCTGGTGCGGGCCATCTACCGCCTGAAGAAGGCGGCGCCCACGGCCGGGCCGGTGCTGACCAGGGGCTGGGGCAAGTGATACGTCGCTTTCGACCCTTTGACGGCACGGGCGCGGGGGCGGCCACGCTGGCCGCCGGCCCCTCCGCGAGGGTGCAGGTGCGCCGGGGTCTCGGCCCGGGCCTTGTGGGGTTTTTGCTCGCGCTGGCGATTGTGATCCTGTTCGGATTGAGCACCCCCTTCGGTGAGGTCTCCACGTTCGGGTTGAACCCCGGTGGACACGTGCCGGCCATCGTCCTTCCGGACCTGGTGGTGCCCTCTGCGCTCGGGATCTACCTGATGGCGTTCGTCGCAGGAGCCATCGGGGCGGCGTACCTGAGCGCGCCGCGCGTAAAGGCGGGCGCCACGATCGGCATTTCGGTGGCGGCTTTGACGCTTGCGTTTCTCATCTGGGCCGTGCAGGGCCAGTCGCTAAATTTGCTGGGAATGCTGAAGAGCACCCTCCTCAGGGCAACGCCCATCGCGCTCGGTGCCATGAGCGGGGTGCTGTGCGAGCGGTCGGGCGTCATCAACATCGGTATCGAGGGAATGATGCTGACCGCCGCCCTGGCAGCCGTGGTAGCAGCAAGCGCCACGAGCAACCTGTACCTGGGACTCCTGGCGGCCATCTTGAGCGGCGGGCTTCTGGCGCTCGTGCATGCCGTGCTGTCCATCAAGTACCGGGTGGACCAGATCGTCAGCGGCACGGTCATCAACATCCTGGCGACCGGCGTGACCAGTTACCTCTCGGCCCGGTTCCTGGAGAAGTACATGTGGCTCAACAACTCCGGCACCCTTCCGGTGTGGTCGGTACCGGGCCTTTCCGACATCCCCATCGTGGGACCCATCCTCTTTGAGAACACGCTGATCGTCTACCTGATGCTGCTCCTGGTGATCGGCATCCAGGTGATGCTGTTCTCAAGCCGCTTCGGGTTGCGGGTGCGGGCGGTGGGCGAGCACCCCAGGGCGGCCGATACGCTTGGGATCAACGTCTGGCGCACCCGCTACCTGAGCGTCCTGCTGGGCGGGATGGTGGCGGGTATCGGCGGCGCCTACTTCAGCATCGGTTCGGCCGGGCGGTTCGACGAGGTGATGACGGCCGGGCGCGGCTTCATCGGGCTTGCCGCCATGATCTTCGGCAACTGGACGCCGGCCGGTGCGTTTGCCTCGTCCCTCATCTTCGGGTTCGCGGACTCCCTGCAGATCCGCATGCAGATCCTTCAGACGCCGATTCCCTCCGAGTTCCTGCTGATGGCGCCGTACGTCGCGACCATCGTGGCGCTATCGGGCGTTGTTGGCCGGGTCACGCCACCCGCTGCCGACGGCCAGCCCTACGAGAAGTAGCCCCCGGGACCCCCCGCTCATATACCGGCCACTGACACCTTGAGGCGGGGGGTGGCCTTTTGGGGGGAGAGTGGCTACAGATCGTAGCCCTGGCCTGTGCGCTCAGCCTGGACGG is a window from the Bacillota bacterium genome containing:
- a CDS encoding ABC transporter permease, which encodes MIRRFRPFDGTGAGAATLAAGPSARVQVRRGLGPGLVGFLLALAIVILFGLSTPFGEVSTFGLNPGGHVPAIVLPDLVVPSALGIYLMAFVAGAIGAAYLSAPRVKAGATIGISVAALTLAFLIWAVQGQSLNLLGMLKSTLLRATPIALGAMSGVLCERSGVINIGIEGMMLTAALAAVVAASATSNLYLGLLAAILSGGLLALVHAVLSIKYRVDQIVSGTVINILATGVTSYLSARFLEKYMWLNNSGTLPVWSVPGLSDIPIVGPILFENTLIVYLMLLLVIGIQVMLFSSRFGLRVRAVGEHPRAADTLGINVWRTRYLSVLLGGMVAGIGGAYFSIGSAGRFDEVMTAGRGFIGLAAMIFGNWTPAGAFASSLIFGFADSLQIRMQILQTPIPSEFLLMAPYVATIVALSGVVGRVTPPAADGQPYEK